The following coding sequences lie in one Arachis ipaensis cultivar K30076 chromosome B03, Araip1.1, whole genome shotgun sequence genomic window:
- the LOC107634827 gene encoding GDSL esterase/lipase At1g29660-like produces the protein MGCESKLWLVFLLMSGVTIVVGEPQVACLFIFGDSLSDSGNNNKLSTDCKANYFPYGIDFPDGPTGRYTNGLTIADFITQLLGFEHLIPPYANYGGYDIKEGVNYASGSAGIRYETGKHLLTQGDNVELEKQLQNHKVIISEITKQVGGRVENVEERLKKCLYYVNVGSNDFINNYFLPQHYPSSAKYSPEEFAAELVKQYSQHLKALHQLGARKFVLVGLHLLGCIPHEIITHGKNDSLCVAEVSNASLMFNNKLEALSQQLNEQFSDSNFIYVNTPLIASHIPQLNHPRGNQIVTYYIKHFN, from the exons ATGGGTTGTGAGAGTAAATTATGGTTAGTATTTTTGTTGATGAGTGGTGTAACAATTGTTGTTGGGGAGCCCCAAGTGGCTTGTCTCTTCATATTTGGGGACTCTCTAAGTGACAGTGGAAACAACAACAAGTTATCCACCGATTGCAAAGCTAATTACTTCCCTTATGGCATTGATTTCCCTGATGGCCCAACTGGAAGATACACTAATGGCCTCACTATTGCTGACTTTATCA CACAACTATTGGGATTTGAGCATCTTATCCCTCCCTATGCTAATTATGGTGGTTACGATATCAAGGAGGGTGTCAATTATGCATCCGGCTCTGCGGGAATTCGCTATGAGACCGGAAAACAtttg TTAACTCAGGGTGATAATGTGGAGTTGGAGAAGCAGCTACAAAATCACAAGGTAATTATATCAGAAATCACTAAGCAAGTTGGAGGAAGAGTTGAGAATGTGGAAGAAAGACTAAAAAAATGCTTATATTATGTGAACGTAGGAAGCAATGATTTCATAAACAATTATTTCCTGCCCCAACATTACCCTTCTAGTGCAAAGTATTCCCCTGAAGAATTCGCTGCGGAACTTGTGAAACAATATTCGCAGCATTTAAAGGCATTGCACCAACTTGGAGCAAGGAAGTTTGTTTTGGTTGGATTGCACCTTCTAGGGTGCATTCCACATGAAATTATTACTCATGGCAAAAACGACTCCCTATGTGTTGCTGAAGTGAGTAACGCATCACTTATGTTTAATAACAAGCTTGAAGCATTGTCTCAGCAACTCAACGAACAATTCTCTGATTCAAATTTCATCTATGTCAACACTCCTCTTATCGCATCTCATATCCCTCAATTAAACCACCCCCGGGGTAATCAAATCGTCACGTATTATATTAAgcactttaattaa
- the LOC107632150 gene encoding GDSL esterase/lipase At5g45670 — MAAFDLLLLLVVLLGLWSNNGVRGAPQVPCYFIFGDSLVDNGNNNQLQSLARADYLPYGIDFPGGPSGRFSNGKTTVDVIAELLGFDDYIPPFATASGDDILKGVNYASAAAGIREETGQQLGGRISFSGQVQNYQNTVSQVVNILGNEDSAANYLSKCIYSIGLGSNDYLNNYFMPQFYSSSRQYSTEEYADVLLQDYTKQLQSLYNYGARKMVLFGVGQIGCSPNELAQNSPDGVTCIERINDANQIFNNKLKSLVDQLNTQLPDARFIYINSYGIFQDIISNPSAYGFSVTNAGCCGVGRNNGQITCLPMQTPCENRREHLFWDAFHPTEAGNAVVAQRAYSAQSPSDAYPTDIKGLALI; from the exons ATGGCTGCTTTCGATCTCTTGCTTCTTCTTGTGGTGCTTCTTGGCCTGTGGAGCAATAATGGGGTTAGAGGTGCACCACAAGTACCTTGCTACTTCATATTTGGAGACTCTTTGGTTGACAATGGCAACAACAACCAGCTCCAATCTCTTGCTAGAGCTGATTACTTGCCTTATGGCATTGATTTCCCTGGTGGTCCTTCTGGAAGATTCTCCAATGGCAAAACCACTGTTGATGTCATTG CTGAGCTTTTGGGATTCGATGATTACATACCACCCTTTGCAACAGCCAGTGGTGATGACATTCTCAAAGGTGTCAATTATGCTTCTGCTGCTGCTGGAATTAGAGAGGAGACTGGCCAGCAACTG GGAGGGCGTATTAGTTTTAGTGGACAGGTGCAGAATTACCAAAACACAGTGTCCCAGGTGGTAAATATACTAGGAAATGAGGACTCAGCTGCAAATTACTTGAGCAAGTGCATATACTCAATTGGGTTGGGAAGCAATGATTACCTTAACAACTATTTCATGCCTCAGTTCTATTCTAGCAGCAGGCAGTACTCTACAGAAGAGTATGCTGATGTTCTTCTTCAAGATTATACCAAACAACTTCAA AGTCTGTATAACTATGGAGCAAGGAAAATGGTGCTGTTTGGGGTTGGTCAAATAGGGTGCAGCCCAAATGAGTtggcccaaaacagcccagatgGTGTTACATGTATTGAAAGAATCAATGATGCAAACCAAATATTCAACAACAAATTGAAATCTCTTGTTGATCAACTCAACACCCAACTCCCTGATGCAAGATTCATCTACATAAACTCCTATGGTATCTTCCAAGATATTATAAGCAACCCTTCAGCCTATG GGTTCAGTGTTACAAATGCTGGATGTTGTGGTGTGGGAAGGAACAATGGTCAAATAACATGTTTGCCAATGCAAACACCATGTGAGAACAGAAGGGAGCATCTGTTTTGGGATGCATTTCATCCAACTGAGGCTGGGAATGCCGTTGTTGCTCAAAGAGCTTATAGTGCTCAATCTCCATCTGATGCTTACCCTACTGATATCAAGGGCTTAGCTCTGATCTGA